The following are encoded together in the Thermomonas brevis genome:
- the purB gene encoding adenylosuccinate lyase translates to MSDALTALSPLDGRYAGKVDPLRPIFSEYGLIRARVKVEVEWLLALADAPGIPELAPFSDAAAARLRALADGFSVEDAARVKAIEATTNHDVKAVEYLIKERLKDDSELGPALEFVHFACTSEDINNLSYALMLSQARQEVLLPKLDALIEKLRAMAHEHAALPMLSRTHGQTASPTTVGKELANVVARLQRQGEVLAGLPMPGKINGAVGNYNAHVAAYPDIDWPAFSKHFVESLGLDWQPYTTQIEPHDGVAELCDASKRIDTIAIDLCRDVWGYISQGYFKQAVKAGEVGSSTMPHKVNPIDFENAEGNFGIASALFEHFAIKLPISRWQRDLTDSTVLRALGTAFGHMLIGFDALQRGLNKLSVNPERLAADLDASWEVLAEAVQTVMRRHGLPNPYEQLKALTRGHGITAESMRAFVESLELPEDAKQRLRELTPGGYIGLADRLAKDV, encoded by the coding sequence ATGTCCGACGCCCTCACCGCCCTGTCCCCGCTCGACGGCCGCTACGCCGGCAAGGTCGATCCGCTGCGCCCGATCTTCTCGGAATACGGCCTGATCCGCGCCCGCGTGAAGGTGGAAGTGGAATGGCTGCTGGCGCTGGCGGATGCCCCCGGCATTCCCGAGCTGGCTCCGTTCTCCGACGCCGCTGCCGCGCGCCTGCGCGCGTTGGCCGATGGGTTCTCGGTCGAGGATGCGGCGCGGGTCAAGGCCATCGAGGCCACCACCAACCACGACGTCAAGGCGGTCGAATACCTCATCAAGGAGCGCCTGAAGGACGACTCCGAGCTCGGCCCGGCGCTGGAATTCGTCCACTTCGCCTGCACCAGCGAGGACATCAACAACCTGTCCTACGCGCTGATGCTCAGCCAGGCGCGGCAGGAGGTGCTGCTGCCGAAGCTCGACGCACTGATCGAGAAGCTGCGCGCGATGGCGCACGAGCACGCGGCGCTGCCGATGCTCTCGCGCACCCACGGCCAGACCGCCTCGCCCACCACCGTCGGCAAGGAGCTGGCGAACGTGGTGGCGCGCCTGCAACGGCAAGGCGAAGTGCTGGCCGGGTTGCCGATGCCGGGCAAGATCAACGGTGCGGTCGGCAACTACAACGCCCACGTCGCCGCCTATCCGGATATCGACTGGCCGGCGTTCTCGAAGCATTTCGTCGAATCGCTGGGACTGGACTGGCAGCCCTATACCACCCAGATCGAACCGCACGACGGCGTGGCCGAGCTGTGCGACGCCAGCAAGCGCATCGACACCATCGCGATTGATTTGTGCCGCGACGTCTGGGGCTACATCTCGCAGGGCTATTTCAAGCAGGCGGTGAAGGCCGGCGAAGTGGGCAGCAGCACCATGCCGCACAAGGTCAACCCGATCGACTTCGAGAACGCGGAAGGCAACTTCGGCATCGCCAGCGCGCTGTTCGAGCACTTCGCGATCAAGCTGCCGATCAGCCGCTGGCAGCGCGACCTCACCGACTCCACCGTGCTGCGTGCGCTCGGCACCGCCTTCGGCCACATGCTGATCGGTTTCGACGCCCTGCAGCGCGGCCTGAACAAGCTGAGCGTGAACCCGGAGCGGCTGGCCGCCGACCTCGACGCCAGTTGGGAAGTGCTGGCCGAAGCCGTGCAGACGGTGATGCGCCGCCACGGCCTGCCGAACCCCTACGAACAGCTCAAGGCGCTGACGCGCGGCCACGGCATCACCGCCGAGTCGATGCGCGCCTTCGTCGAATCGCTGGAGCTGCCGGAGGATGCGAAGCAGCGGCTGCGCGAGCTGACGCCCGGCGGCTACATCGGGCTCGCGGACAGGCTGGCGAAGGACGTCTGA